One genomic segment of Clavelina lepadiformis chromosome 3, kaClaLepa1.1, whole genome shotgun sequence includes these proteins:
- the LOC143448989 gene encoding uncharacterized protein LOC143448989 isoform X1, producing the protein MEQFGRTVFLRPSEIRFSREEIPSKFADYGDLHRVVTKLILNPKLINTIPLMTISNRNNGEWHSENNRRLYVFRVLERKAVVDTIQVKISNQAILPFVSDDGCHVRLHGKVKALPHCNCIARCSLREVCSILCIRVKRNYDANVAEYL; encoded by the exons ATGGAACAGTTTGGACGCACCGTCTTTCTGAGGCCCAGCGAAATCCGATTCTCACGGGAAGAAATTCCTTCGAAATTTGCCGATTACGGCGATCTTCATCGTGTCGTCACGAAACTTATCCTCAATCCGAAACTCATCAACACCATTCCATTGATGACTATCTCAAATAGGAACAACGGGGAATGGCACAGCGAAAACAACCGAAGACTTTACGTATTTCGGGTGCTAGAAAGAAAAGCGGTGGTAGACACAATTCAG GTGAAAATATCTAATCAAGCAATTTTACCTTTTGTAAGCGACGACGGCTGCCATGTTAGATTGCATGGAAAGGTTAAAGCACTGCCGCATTGCAATTGTA TTGCGCGTTGCTCTCTGCGGGAGGTTTGTAGCATTCTGTGCATTCGTGTAAAGCGAAATTACGACGCAAATGTGGCAGAGT ATTTATAA
- the LOC143448989 gene encoding uncharacterized protein LOC143448989 isoform X2, which yields MEQFGRTVFLRPSEIRFSREEIPSKFADYGDLHRVVTKLILNPKLINTIPLMTISNRNNGEWHSENNRRLYVFRVLERKAVVDTIQVKISNQAILPFVSDDGCHVRLHGKVKALPHCNCNL from the exons ATGGAACAGTTTGGACGCACCGTCTTTCTGAGGCCCAGCGAAATCCGATTCTCACGGGAAGAAATTCCTTCGAAATTTGCCGATTACGGCGATCTTCATCGTGTCGTCACGAAACTTATCCTCAATCCGAAACTCATCAACACCATTCCATTGATGACTATCTCAAATAGGAACAACGGGGAATGGCACAGCGAAAACAACCGAAGACTTTACGTATTTCGGGTGCTAGAAAGAAAAGCGGTGGTAGACACAATTCAG GTGAAAATATCTAATCAAGCAATTTTACCTTTTGTAAGCGACGACGGCTGCCATGTTAGATTGCATGGAAAGGTTAAAGCACTGCCGCATTGCAATTGTA ATTTATAA